A genome region from Eremothecium gossypii ATCC 10895 chromosome VII, complete sequence includes the following:
- the GPN3 gene encoding putative signal sequence-binding GTPase GPN3 (Syntenic homolog of Saccharomyces cerevisiae YLR243W) gives MSRVGVLVLGPAGAGKSTFCNGIISYMQSVGRRAHIVNLDPAAEASEYEFTVDIRDLISLDDVMEELSLGPNGSLVYCFEYLLENLDWLDEEIGDYNDEYLIFDCPGQIELYTHIPVLPTIVRHLQNQLNFNLCASYLLEAPFVIDTSKFFSGALSAMSAMILLELPHINVLSKVDLIKDEYSKKRLKRFLNPDPMLLVDSANADTNSKFHQLNKAIANLVDDFGMVQFLPLEAKNPDSVSTILSYIDDITQWGEAQEPKEPNDALEIEDM, from the coding sequence ATGTCGCGCGTTGGAGTGCTAGTGCTTGGTCCAGCAGGTGCGGGAAAAAGTACCTTCTGTAATGGTATCATCTCATATATGCAATCAGTGGGTCGGAGAGCCCACATTGTCAACCTGGATCCTGCTGCAGAAGCAAGTGAATATGAGTTCACCGTGGATATTAGAGACTTGATCTCGTTGGACGATGTAATGGAAGAGCTGAGTCTAGGTCCAAACGGCTCGCTGGTATATTGCTTTGAGTACTTGCTGGAGAACCTAGACTGGCTCGATGAGGAGATTGGTGACTACAACGATGAGTATCTGATCTTCGACTGTCCCGGGCAGATCGAACTATACACACACATTCCGGTGTTACCCACCATCGTGCGCCATTTACAGAATCAACTAAATTTCAATTTATGTGCTTCTTATCTATTGGAAGCGCCTTTTGTGATCGACACCTCCAAGTTCTTCAGTGGTGCGCTAAGCGCTATGTCTGCAATGATCCTGCTTGAGCTACCACATATAAATGTGCTCAGTAAGGTAGACTTGATAAAAGACGAATACAGTAAGAAAAGGTTGAAGAGGTTTCTAAACCCCGACCCGATGCTGTTGGTAGACTCAGCAAACGCTGACACCAATTCCAAGTTCCATCAATTAAATAAGGCGATTGCCAACCTCGTCGACGATTTTGGCATGGTTCAGTTTCTTCCTCTTGAGGCGAAGAACCCCGATAGCGTGTCGACCATTTTAAGTTATATTGATGATATAACGCAGTGGGGTGAAGCGCAGGAGCCAAAAGAACCAAACGATGCTCTAGAGATAGAAGACATGTAG
- the HST4 gene encoding NAD-dependent histone deacetylase HST4 (Syntenic homolog of Saccharomyces cerevisiae YDR191W (HST4)) — protein MSATRHAAGQPRVQQAAEVCGTCGMTEATGGIGVKRYRSPMKVKLPITPPSSVKKKQTEACDSGPSVSEEVTPKELLPALRKARAPVRRKPRLTYRPATNSVFQLAHYVSDPELVSARDADFIRYALQHSRDIVVVTGAGISVAAGIPDFRSSDGLFATLRGGKVKSGKHLFDFNHVYSSDDMSMQFNRMIVDIHGKSQRFEPTEFHRLLDGLAQQGRVRRIYTQNIDCLENKLANISSLQTGPKQVPKTIQLHGSINHMCCNKCRKIYDMDPTLFKCGDNDTTGDVIPVCPECEELEAVRRIAGKREQGVGKLRPYIVLYNEVHPEGEKVGEIVAKDLRLKCDCLIIVGTSLQIPGVKTICRQFCQAVRARKGIVLWVNKELPTQAIQDFLGGMDLIIVGDCQDLTTLAPSFN, from the coding sequence ATGTCCGCTACACGCCACGCAGCGGGGCAACCACGAGTGCAGCAAGCGGCAGAGGTTTGTGGAACGTGCGGGATGACGGAGGCTACTGGTGGTATCGGTGTGAAGCGGTACCGGTCGCCGATGAAGGTGAAGCTGCCGATCACGCCGCCGTCGAGCGTCAAAAAGAAGCAGACAGAGGCCTGCGACAGCGGGCCGAGCGTGTCCGAGGAGGTCACACCGAAGGAGCTGTTACCGGCGCTGCGCAAGGCGCGGGCTCCGGTGCGGAGGAAGCCGCGGCTGACGTACAGGCCTGCGACGAACTCGGTATTTCAGCTAGCGCATTACGTCAGTGACCCGGAGCTGGTGAGCGCGCGGGACGCCGACTTCATTCGGTATGCGCTCCAGCACAGTCGGGACATCGTGGTGGTCACGGGTGCGGGGATCTCTGTGGCTGCAGGCATCCCAGACTTTCGGTCCAGCGACGGATTGTTTGCGACGTTGCGTGGCGGCAAGGTCAAGTCGGGCAAACATTTGTTTGACTTCAATCATGTGTACTCATCGGACGACATGAGCATGCAGTTCAACAGGATGATCGTGGACATACATGGCAAGAGCCAGCGGTTTGAGCCGACAGAGTTCCATCGGCTTTTGGACGGGTTAGCGCAGCAGGGGCGGGTGCGGCGGATTTATACTCAGAACATTGACTGTCTCGAGAACAAGCTAGCAAACATCTCTTCTCTGCAGACCGGCCCGAAGCAGGTTCCAAAGACGATACAATTACACGGTAGCATAAATCACATGTGCTGCAACAAATGCCGAAAGATATATGACATGGATCCAACTCTTTTCAAGTGCGGGGATAATGATACCACAGGTGATGTGATACCTGTGTGCCCCGAGTGCGAAGAGCTCGAGGCTGTTCGGCGCATTGCCGGAAAACGAGAACAGGGAGTTGGAAAGTTGAGGCCATATATTGTTCTATACAACGAAGTTCATCCTGAAGGTGAGAAGGTGGGTGAAATTGTGGCCAAGGATTTACGCTTGAAGTGCGATTGTTTGATAATTGTGGGGACATCACTACAGATTCCCGGCGTAAAGACTATCTGCAGGCAGTTTTGCCAGGCTGTGCGCGCACGGAAGGGGATCGTGTTGTGGGTGAACAAGGAGCTCCCGACGCAAGCCATTCAGGATTTCCTAGGCGGAATGGATTTGATCATTGTTGGCGACTGCCAGGACCTCACTACACTAGCGCCTTCATTCAATTAG